Genomic window (Paraglaciecola psychrophila 170):
CTTCGGTTACTCCGCCATGGGTCGCCCAGCGTGTATGAGCTATACCGGTTGCACCTTTAACAGGTTGTTCTTTTAACGCTTGTGCCAGCTCTTTTACTTTACCTATTCGTCTGGTACGGGTGAGATTGCCTTGACTATCTAATAGAGCAACGCCGGCGGAGTCGTATCCTCGATATTCTAAGCGTCGTAAACCTTCTAATAATATTTCAACTACATTACGTTCGGCAATCGCCCCTACAATCCCACACATATTAAGCCTCAATCTCTGTTGTATTGGCGCAGATAACGTCTACGCCGTATTGTTCAATTTGTTGTTTTACATCTGCTGATATTTTGTCGTCAGTTACTAGAACCGAAATTGCACTCCATGGCAACTCTACATTCGGTATTTTTCTTTGGAATTTTTCCGACTCGGCCATAACAATCACTTGATTGCATACCTTGGCCATTGTTTGGCTTAATTGTGTTAATTCGTTAAACGTGGTGGTGCCTTTTTGCGGGTCCAAGCCAGCCGCGCCAATAAAAGCTTGATCAAAGTTATATTCATTAAGCACCAGTTCAGCCATTTTTCCCTGGAAAGAATGGGATTGAGTGTCCCATGTCCCTCCAGTCATTAAGACTTTAGGTTCGTTTTCCCGCTCTAATAAATAATTGGCTACTTGTAATGAATTAGTCATCACCAGTAAACCCGTCTTGTACTTTAATTCAGGCAATAATGCGGCGGTAGTACTGCCACTGTCTATGATGATGCGATTATGATCTTTGATAATAGAAGCCGCAGCGGCAGCAATCGCTTTTTTGTACGGAGATACCTTTTCATCTGACATTTCAGAGGAACTGGTGGGTAGTAAAATAGCACCACCAAATTTTCTGAGCAGTAAACCATTGCTTTCAAGTTCAATAAAATCCTTGCGAATAGTCACTTCTGAAGTGGAGAACAACTTGGCTAATTCATCTACTGCTACTTCACCAGTGCGGTTAAGCAGCTCAACGATTGTGCGTCTTCTTTGTTGGGTATTTCGTTTTTGCATGTATTTAGAATAAGTTTCAAATCGAAACTTATTCTAAATTTAATCTTACGAATTGCAAGTTATGTTTTTGTGAAACATTAAACTGAATCCACTTTAGGCATTTGTTAGGCATCAAAATTTGCGCACACAGAGCACAACATGCAGCTTACTTTTTTTGTGGTCGCTGCCAATTGCTTACATTTCTTTGCTTCGCTCTGGCAATGGCTAATTCATTAGCGCTTACTTCTTTAGTCACAACAGAGCCAGCCCCAACGGTTGCATTGACACCTATAATGGCTGGTGCCACCAGTGCACTGTTCGAGCCAATAAAAGCGCCATCACCAATAATGGTTTTGAATTTATTTACACCATCGTAATTACAGGTAATGGTACCAGCACCAATGTTGGCACCCTCACCAACCACGGTATCGCCAAGATAAGTGAGATGATTGGCTTTAGAGCCTTTGCCTAAGATGGTTTTTTTCATTTCCACAAAGTTACCTACACGAGACTGCTCCTTCATAACCGAGCCTGGGCGAAGTCGAGCATAGGGGCCAACACTACAGTGCTGGCCTACAGTGGCTTGTTCTAAGATTGAGTTGGCGTGAATAGTCGCGTTATCTTCGATGATGCTGTCTATTAAAATACAATTAGCTCCGATAGTGACGTTTGAACCAATTTTCACTTTACCTTCAACGATGACGTTCACGTCTATGCTGATATCTTGTCCGACGTCTAATTCACCTCTTAAGTCGAAGCGTGATGGATCTAATAATGATACACCTTGCATCATTAATGCTTGCGCTTGTTCCGATTGGTAAGCTCGTTCGATTGAAGCAAGTTGCACTCTATTGTTGATCCCTTCTACTTCAATTGCTGAGCTGGGCTGTGAAGCATGGATAGATTTACCTTCTTTGGCGGCCATTTCAATCACATCAGTTAGATAGAATTCGCCCTGAGCATTATTGTTGTTTAGGGCAGACAACCAACGTTTTAGATCTTTGCCCCCCATAATCATCATACCGGTGTTAGTTTCTTTGATTTGACGTTGTGATTCAGAAGCATCTTTGTGTTCAACAATGGCGGTGATTTGTTCACCTTGTCTGATTATGCGACCCATACCAGTCGGGTCTTTTAGTTCTACCGTAAGCAAAGCCAGGTCAGCATGTTTTTTTACGGCTATTAACTGCTGCAATGTGGACTCTTTAATTAGCGGCGCATCCCCCACTAATATCAGAACATCTTCATTATCTTGTATCTGAGGCGCTGCTTGTTGAACTGCGTGGCCAGTGCCTAATTGTTGGTCCTGTAAACACCATGTCAAATCATTGTGGCTCAGCTTATCTTGCAACTGCTCTCGTCCGTGTCCGTATACTAAGTGTATATGCGTGGCACCTAATTTTTTTACTGTATTAATGATGTGCTGAACCATGGGTTTGCCGCCAATGGGGTGCAATACCTTAGGCAAAGAAGATTTCATCCTAGTGCCTTTGCCTGCTGCTAAAACTACTACTGAAAAAGTCATTCAATTTCCTTTAAAAGAGAGATACCTGTTGCCCACTGGTGCGACATCCTAAATATTAACACATTCTACTTATTTGCTAATGTAGTGTCAGTAGCTGAATTAGTGTAAAAAAGTTTGGTTTATTCATATTCCAAGAATACTGAAGAAAGTGCAGCTGAATCATCAGAATAGTCATTCTAATATAAGGGCTTCAGATAGATTTCAACCAATATTAATAAAAAAAAGTACCAGGCTGATTACTCTGTAGACAATTCTCCGTTATGATAGGGTTCAGTGCCTTTTGGCATGTGTTATTGGAAGACAGATTAGATAAATTAAGAGCAAGGCTGCCCGTGAATATTTTTCGTACATTACATCGAAGTATCTTAATGCTGTTTGCAGTGGTTGTGATATCTATCGTCACCTTAGTCCATATCAGTGTATCTAAAATAGTTGCCGAACAAAGTAGAGCCCAACAAAAATCCCATTCTCCCGCGTTACAATTGGTTGTAGAACAGCTTATGCAGCCTTTGCATATTTCACAGACATTAGCTAAAGCAAAAGAGCTCAAAGACTTAATGCGCAGTCCGAAAGACAATGAAGACCAAATATTTGCGACCCTAAAGCGCCTGAATAAAGAATTTTCATTAAACTTTTTTATTGCTAGTGAGATTAGTCGTATTCAATATGATTCAGAAGGTAGAAAAATCGAACTGACTGAAGATAAAGTTGATTGGTATTTTCGATATAAAGCCCAGCCAGAAGATGCTATGGCCGATATTGGACAATGGCAAAATCCTCAGTTTTACATTGATTTAAAAATTTACGATGATGAAAACAATTTTCTGGGGGTATTTGGTGTAGGAAAAAGCCTGAATGCATTTACCAAAGTGTTTAATGAATATAAAAAGACCTACGGATATGATTTTATTTTTGTTGATCAGAATAAAGATATTACTCTAACATCTGATCCCGAGTTACTAATCAAAGGTGTGACGTTCAAAAACCTAGCAGGTTTACCATGGTTTCAAACATTAAAACCTGAGCAACAACAAGGGTCATTGAATAATTTGTTATTGAAAATTAATGGCCAAGAAGCACTGATAGCAGAACTTAATATTCAGCCCTTTGACTGGACTTTATACATCATTACTCCACTGCAATCTCGACAAACTGAAATAAGTCGAGGCTTTATTATTAGTATAGTGACCTTACTAGCCGTGATATTTGGATTGTTTTTATTGATATACAACTTGTTATATTACTTCAAAAAAGATATCCAAAAAATCAAACAAATAGATATCCTGACCGAGCTGGCTAATCGCAGTAACATCACCTTAAAATTTGAAGAACTGATGTATGAGAAGCAACCGGTAAGTGTAGTGTTAATTGATTTAGATAATTTTATGCCTATTAATGAAACTCACGGTAGGAAAGCTGGCGATATAGTGCTGCGTCAAGTTGCACAAATGTTACAACAGGATTCTCGTGAAAAAGATATTTTAGGGCGCTGGAGTGGAGCTGAATTTATTTTATTGATGCCTGATACTGGTCCTCACGAAGCGGTTGAATTATGTCAGGAGTTATGCAAAAAAATGGCGGCTATGACTATTACTACGGGGACAACATCTATCCATATAACAGGTAGTTTTGGGGTATCTTTTACTGCAACGCCTCGCTCTATGTCTGAAGTTATTTCTGCGGCAGATGATGCCTTATTTTCTGCCAAACGTGATGGTAGAAACATGGTTAGGATGCAGTTAATTGATTCTGATTGAAGCATTCAGCGTGTTGGATTAGATAAAACAACACGTTGCTCCAATTCTAACAAACCTGCTTTAATTGAAGTACCCCACGCATAACCCGTCAACTTGCCATTACTGCCGATAACACGATGACAAGGAACAACAATCGTAAAGGGGTTGCGCCCATTTGCTGCGCCAACAGCCCGGACTGCTTTTGGGTTGCCTATATC
Coding sequences:
- a CDS encoding DeoR/GlpR family DNA-binding transcription regulator, with the translated sequence MQKRNTQQRRRTIVELLNRTGEVAVDELAKLFSTSEVTIRKDFIELESNGLLLRKFGGAILLPTSSSEMSDEKVSPYKKAIAAAAASIIKDHNRIIIDSGSTTAALLPELKYKTGLLVMTNSLQVANYLLERENEPKVLMTGGTWDTQSHSFQGKMAELVLNEYNFDQAFIGAAGLDPQKGTTTFNELTQLSQTMAKVCNQVIVMAESEKFQRKIPNVELPWSAISVLVTDDKISADVKQQIEQYGVDVICANTTEIEA
- the glmU gene encoding bifunctional UDP-N-acetylglucosamine diphosphorylase/glucosamine-1-phosphate N-acetyltransferase GlmU, translated to MTFSVVVLAAGKGTRMKSSLPKVLHPIGGKPMVQHIINTVKKLGATHIHLVYGHGREQLQDKLSHNDLTWCLQDQQLGTGHAVQQAAPQIQDNEDVLILVGDAPLIKESTLQQLIAVKKHADLALLTVELKDPTGMGRIIRQGEQITAIVEHKDASESQRQIKETNTGMMIMGGKDLKRWLSALNNNNAQGEFYLTDVIEMAAKEGKSIHASQPSSAIEVEGINNRVQLASIERAYQSEQAQALMMQGVSLLDPSRFDLRGELDVGQDISIDVNVIVEGKVKIGSNVTIGANCILIDSIIEDNATIHANSILEQATVGQHCSVGPYARLRPGSVMKEQSRVGNFVEMKKTILGKGSKANHLTYLGDTVVGEGANIGAGTITCNYDGVNKFKTIIGDGAFIGSNSALVAPAIIGVNATVGAGSVVTKEVSANELAIARAKQRNVSNWQRPQKK
- a CDS encoding sensor domain-containing diguanylate cyclase yields the protein MNIFRTLHRSILMLFAVVVISIVTLVHISVSKIVAEQSRAQQKSHSPALQLVVEQLMQPLHISQTLAKAKELKDLMRSPKDNEDQIFATLKRLNKEFSLNFFIASEISRIQYDSEGRKIELTEDKVDWYFRYKAQPEDAMADIGQWQNPQFYIDLKIYDDENNFLGVFGVGKSLNAFTKVFNEYKKTYGYDFIFVDQNKDITLTSDPELLIKGVTFKNLAGLPWFQTLKPEQQQGSLNNLLLKINGQEALIAELNIQPFDWTLYIITPLQSRQTEISRGFIISIVTLLAVIFGLFLLIYNLLYYFKKDIQKIKQIDILTELANRSNITLKFEELMYEKQPVSVVLIDLDNFMPINETHGRKAGDIVLRQVAQMLQQDSREKDILGRWSGAEFILLMPDTGPHEAVELCQELCKKMAAMTITTGTTSIHITGSFGVSFTATPRSMSEVISAADDALFSAKRDGRNMVRMQLIDSD